Part of the Haloarchaeobius litoreus genome is shown below.
GCCGACGGACTGGAACCAGCACTTCGACCAGATCTTCGAGGAGCAAGCGTGGCCCGAGAACCCCGCGTACTACCTCTGTGTCCCCTCGAAGACCGACGACACGGTCGCACCCGAAGGCTACAGCAACCTGTTCGTCCTCGTCCCCATCGCGCCCGGGCTGGACGACGACGAGGAGACCCGCGAGTGGTACCGCGAACTCATCCTGAACGACATCGCGGCGTTCACCGACACCGACCTGCGCGACCGCCTCGTCGTCGAGGAGACGTTCTCCGTCTCGGAGTTCACCGACCGCTACAACTCGATGCAGGGGACCGCGCTCGGGATGGCCCACACGCTGCGCCAGACCGCGATGTTCCGGCCGCCGCACCGCTCGACGGCCGTCGACGGGCTCTACTTCACGGGGTCGTACACCACGCCCGGTATCGGGGTCCCGATGTGCCTCATCAGCGGCGACATCACCGCGGACGCCGTGCTGGAGGACCACGGCGCGTAGGATGAGAGCGACCGGTGTCGTCTCACGGCTCGCCCGGGTCGTCCCGTCGGAGGACCGGCTCTCGGGCTACCTGCTCCGGCTCTCCAGGCCCCGGTTCTGGTTCTACCTCGCCGGGCCGGTCGTCGTCGGCGTCACCTACGCCGCGAGCAGCACGGCAGATATGTTCACGCCCCTCGCCCTCGCCCTGTTCGCGTACTTCCTGGTCCCGGCGAACGTGTTCCTCTACGGGGTCAACGACGCGTTCGACCGCGACATCGACGAACACAACCCCAAGAAGGACGACCGGGAGGTCCGGTACCGCGGCGGGACGGCCGTCCGGGTCGTCGTCGCCCTCGCCGGATTGCTCGCGGTGCCCCTCCTGGTCGTCCTCCCGACCGTCGGTGCGCTGGCGTTCGCGCTCTACCTGTTCCTCGCCGTCGAGTACAGCGCGCCACCGCTGCGGTTCAAGACGACGCCGTTCCTCGACTCGCTCTCGAACGGGCTGTACGCGCTCCCTGGCGTCATCGCGTTCGTCGCCGTCGCCGACACCCTCCCGCCGACGGCGGCCATCGCGGGAGCGTGGCTCTGGACGATGGCGATGCACACGTTCTCCGCCATCCCGGACATCGAACCGGACCGCGAGGCGGGCATCAGTACCACCGCGACGTTCCTCGGCGAGCGAGCCACCTACGCCTACTGTGGGCTGGTCTGGCTCGCCGCCGCCGCCGCGTTCGCGCTGGTGGACGCCCGGCTCGGCCTGCTGCTCGGGGTCTACCCCGTGTTCGTCGCTGGTGTCGCGCTCTCGGACGTGGCCGTCGACCGGGCGTACTGGTGGTTCCCGTTCCTCAACACCGTCGTCGGGGCCGTCATGACGATGGGCAAGCTCTGGGTGATGGTGAATGGCTGAGGCGAGCGGGGCGGGCGGCGGAGACGGCCCCTCGGACGGCGAGGGCGGCGACGGCTTCGACCGCCGACGGTTCGAGGCGCGCCTCGACGCGCTCGTCCGCGAGCACCGGTTCACCATCGCCGTCGTCTTCCCGCTGGTCGGCGCGGTGACGCTCGTCGCCAGCGCGGAGGGCTGGCTCCCCGACCCGCTGGCGTACAACCCGCTGTTCGTGCTGTTCGGCGTGCTCGTCATGCGGCTCCCGCTCGTCGCGGGTGTGCTACCGCTCGTCGGCAGGCGGGCCGCGGCCAGTCTCGGGCTGTTGACGCTGTACGCCTACGGCATCGAGCTCGTCGGCATCCGCACTGGCTGGCCGTACGGCTACTTCGAGTACGAGGTGCCGCTCGGCCCGATGCTGTTCGGGGAGGTGCCGGTCGCGCTGCCGGTCTTTTTCTTCCCGCTCGTACTCAACGCCTACCTGTTGATGCTGCTGCTGCTCGGGAGCCGGGCGCGTTCGCGGGTGGTCCGGCTGCTCGTCACCATCGCGGCCGTCGTCGCCATCGACCTCGTGCTCGACCCCGGCGCGGTCGCGGTGGACTTCTGGGAGTACGCCGCCCACCCCGACGGCGTCGGCGGCTACTACGGCGTCCCCGCCTCGAACTACCTCGGCTGGGTGCTCTCGGCGACGGTCGCCGTCGTCGCCTTCGACGTGGCGTTCGCCCGCCAGGGGCTGCTCGACCGGCTGGAGGCGTGCGAGTTCATGCTCGACGACATGGTGAGCTTCGTGCTGCTCTGGGGGAGCATCAACGCCCTCTACGGCAACTGGATTCCGGTCGTCCTCGCGGCAGGCTTCGGCGTCGGCCTGCTCGCCACCGACCGGTTCGACTTCTCGGTGGGTGACAGCGCGCTCGTCAGGGCAGTCCAGCGGTGAGACTCACTCGACCCGCCGCATCGCCTCGAAGACGCGCGCTCTGTCCCGCTCGGGGTCCGGGTCCACCTCGACATCGACCGCCAGCCGTGCCCCCGATGCCTGCCGGAGAATCGCGTCGGCGAACTCCTCGGTCGGGTACATCCCGCCGGCCATGGCGTACGCGCCCCGCGTCGGCCAGATGCACGCCCAGAGCGTCGACGGCAGCGTGAACTGGCCGTCGACGACGTCCTGCTCGATGACGTCGTCCGAGAGCGGGTAGGCGACGTCGTAGCAGAACGCCCGCGCCGGCCGACCGTCCCCCCGGTCGAAGTCGCGCTCCTCGACTGTCTCGACCGCGGTGAGGCCGTCGGCCTCGATGCTCTCCTTGAACTCCCGTTCGGCGTAGCTGGTGGCGATACCGAACACCGAGGCCGGGTCGATGCCGAAGGAGTCGAGCGACGGGTCGAACACGAGGTCGGTGGTGAAGAAGGCGCGGCCGGCCAGGTCCACCCTGGGGTCCGCGATGGCGTCGTAGGCGTCCACGCTCGCGGACTCGACGTAGATGGCGTTGAACGCCTCGATGGAGAAGAACGGGAGTTCGAGCGCGAGTTCGGACTCGGTCCGTGCCAGCTCCCAGCCGAACTCGGCGAGCAACGCGTCGGGGAGGCGGGGAGCACTCATCGCTGCGGGCTACGCCCTCGACCTCCTTCGGCGTGCCGGTCCGGGGACCGACCGGTTCCGACGGCGAGCCCGAACGACCGTGCCGACACCCTCGATTTTCGACCACAATCTCCGTTTCACCTTCGGAACTATCTGGTAGCGAACACGAAATCAGTCCACTGGCCTCGACACGGAACCGCAGGACGTGGACGACCCGAATAGCTCAAAACGAGTTTTCAGCTTGCACAATTGGTTTACCTGTACCTGTTGTAGACGGGAGTAGCATGTCGCGGCTCCTCCCGTTCCGCTCGGACGAGACGACCCCCACCCCAGAACAGCCACCGCGGGTGGTCGACCTCGACAGCGACGACGCCGACCAGGTGTTCGGAGCGCTCTCCTCGGACACCGCGAGACGTATCTACACCTGTCTGCACGAGGAGCCGCGGACCCCGAGCGACATCGCCGACGAGATCGACTCGTCGATCCAGAACGTCCGGTACCACCTCGAGAAGCTGGAGGACGCCGGCCTCATCGACGTCGTGGACGTCTGGTACTCCTCGCGCGGCAACGAGATGAACGTCTACGCACCCCAGTCCGGCCCGCTCATCGTCTCCGGGGACGAGCAGCGCTCCTCGCGGCTCCGGTCGGCGCTCGGCCGGTTCGTCGGCGGCGTCGGCGTGCTCGCGGCCGCCAGCCTGTTCGTCCAGTACGGCCTGCCACGGCTGCTCGGGCGGACCGGCTGGGGCGCGACGGGCGGGTCGGGCGGGGCGGTCGAACCGACCGGCGGCGGCGGTGACGACGCCGAGTTCGCCGCTCGGAGCGGCAACGAGACGGCGGCACCCACGACCGCCGAGGGCGACGTGGAAGTCGCCGCGGAGACCAGCACCCCACAGGCGACGGCGACCGACGGCGGAGACGTAAGCGTGTTCAACAACGACGGCAACGCGACGACCGAGACCGCCGAGATGGCGGACGCCCCCGCCACCGAGGCGGCACAGACGACCACCGACGGTGCCGCAGCCGGGGCCGACACCGCCGTGCAGGGGGCCGACGCGCTCCTCTCGACCATCGAACCCGGCCTACTCTTCTTCGCCGGCGGCCTGCTCGTGCTGACGCTCGTGCTCGGCTACTGGTACTGGTCCGGCGACCAGTACTGAGGGAACCGCTGCCCCTCGGAGATACGTTCAGCCCACTTCTCCCGATAACAACAGGTATGAACACGGAGCCCGTAGCTCCCGTGTCCATGAACCAGTTCATGGCAACATCACAATCACACGCCCCCCACACGGGGCAGATCATCAATGGAGGATACATCCAAATATCTCATTCACGCGACGGTAACGGCCGACGGGGTGGTCGAACGGAGTGACGTCGTCGGAGCCATCTTCGGCCAGACGGAGGGACTCCTCGGCGACGAACTCGACCTCAGGGAGCTACAGCAGTCCTCGAAGGTCGGGCGCATCGATGTCGAGATCGACAGCGACGCCGGGCGCTCACACGGCAGCGTCACCATCGCCACGAGCCTCGACAAGGTGGCGACGGCGACGCTGGCGGCCGCGCTGGAGTCGCTGACCCGCGTCGGCCCGTGCAAGGCGACCCTCGAGGTCGCGGACATCGAGGACGTCAGGGCGGCCAAGCGCCGGCGCGTCGTCGAGCGCGCGAAGGAGCTGCTCGCGACGGCGTTCGACGACTCGATGATGAGCTCGGAGGAGATACTGCGGGAGGTCCGCGAGCACGCCCGCGTCGCCGACATCTCCGAGTACGAGGGCCTGCCGGCTGGCCCCCGCGTCGAGGAGAGCGACGCCATCGTCGTCGTCGAGGGTCGCGCGGACGTGCTCCAGCTCCTGAAGTACGGCATCAAGAACGCCATCGCCGTCGAGGGGACAGACGTGCCCGAGGCGGTCGCGACGCTCACGCAGGACCGGACCGTCACCGCGTTCCTCGACGGGGACCGGGGCGGCGACCTCATCCTGAAGGAGCTCTCGCAGGTCGGCGAGGTCGACTACGTCGCCTTCGCGCCGGCGGGCAAGTCCGTCGAGGACCTGCTCCACCACGAGGTGTTCGAGGCGCTGCGCGAGAAGGTGCCGTTCTCGGTCGTCGCCGAGACCAGCAACCCACACGAGACGGTCGGCACGCACGAGGCGGTCTCGATGTCGACCACGGAGAGCGACGGCGGGGCCACAGAGACGTCGGGCCGCCCTGGTGCGGACGAGCCCACCGGCGCGGCGACATCGGAGTCGGCCCAGGCCACGACCGAGTCGCCGGTTGTCGAGGCCGCGGCGGAGGCCAGCGACACG
Proteins encoded:
- a CDS encoding prenyltransferase — its product is MRATGVVSRLARVVPSEDRLSGYLLRLSRPRFWFYLAGPVVVGVTYAASSTADMFTPLALALFAYFLVPANVFLYGVNDAFDRDIDEHNPKKDDREVRYRGGTAVRVVVALAGLLAVPLLVVLPTVGALAFALYLFLAVEYSAPPLRFKTTPFLDSLSNGLYALPGVIAFVAVADTLPPTAAIAGAWLWTMAMHTFSAIPDIEPDREAGISTTATFLGERATYAYCGLVWLAAAAAFALVDARLGLLLGVYPVFVAGVALSDVAVDRAYWWFPFLNTVVGAVMTMGKLWVMVNG
- the cruF gene encoding bisanhydrobacterioruberin hydratase → MAEASGAGGGDGPSDGEGGDGFDRRRFEARLDALVREHRFTIAVVFPLVGAVTLVASAEGWLPDPLAYNPLFVLFGVLVMRLPLVAGVLPLVGRRAAASLGLLTLYAYGIELVGIRTGWPYGYFEYEVPLGPMLFGEVPVALPVFFFPLVLNAYLLMLLLLGSRARSRVVRLLVTIAAVVAIDLVLDPGAVAVDFWEYAAHPDGVGGYYGVPASNYLGWVLSATVAVVAFDVAFARQGLLDRLEACEFMLDDMVSFVLLWGSINALYGNWIPVVLAAGFGVGLLATDRFDFSVGDSALVRAVQR
- a CDS encoding ArsR/SmtB family transcription factor, which encodes MSRLLPFRSDETTPTPEQPPRVVDLDSDDADQVFGALSSDTARRIYTCLHEEPRTPSDIADEIDSSIQNVRYHLEKLEDAGLIDVVDVWYSSRGNEMNVYAPQSGPLIVSGDEQRSSRLRSALGRFVGGVGVLAAASLFVQYGLPRLLGRTGWGATGGSGGAVEPTGGGGDDAEFAARSGNETAAPTTAEGDVEVAAETSTPQATATDGGDVSVFNNDGNATTETAEMADAPATEAAQTTTDGAAAGADTAVQGADALLSTIEPGLLFFAGGLLVLTLVLGYWYWSGDQY
- the dnaG gene encoding DNA primase DnaG, which gives rise to MEDTSKYLIHATVTADGVVERSDVVGAIFGQTEGLLGDELDLRELQQSSKVGRIDVEIDSDAGRSHGSVTIATSLDKVATATLAAALESLTRVGPCKATLEVADIEDVRAAKRRRVVERAKELLATAFDDSMMSSEEILREVREHARVADISEYEGLPAGPRVEESDAIVVVEGRADVLQLLKYGIKNAIAVEGTDVPEAVATLTQDRTVTAFLDGDRGGDLILKELSQVGEVDYVAFAPAGKSVEDLLHHEVFEALREKVPFSVVAETSNPHETVGTHEAVSMSTTESDGGATETSGRPGADEPTGAATSESAQATTESPVVEAAAEASDTARATPDGATTEPADSGGTTATDSAADAAVPGTESSDAETAAAAEPTDEPAPPDTLRGHVEAVVAAGTGQVRLLDDDFAAIAAGPADEAFDLVREAETVPHAVVLDGELGQRVLDVSAQRGVDHVVAASLGEFVKRPTGTRIRTADRLLGGS